A single genomic interval of Xiphophorus couchianus chromosome 2, X_couchianus-1.0, whole genome shotgun sequence harbors:
- the ube2ib gene encoding SUMO-conjugating enzyme UBC9-A: MSGIALSRLAQERKAWRKDHPFGFVAVPTKNPDGTMNLMNWECAIPGKKGTPWEGGLFKLRMLFKDDYPSSPPKCKFEPPLFHPNVYPSGTVCLSILEEDKDWRPAITIKQILLGIQELLNEPNIQDPAQAEAYTIYCQNRVEYEKRVRAQAKKYSPS; the protein is encoded by the exons ATGTCAGGCATTGCATTGAGCCGGCTTGCACAGGAGCGCAAGGCATGGCGGAAGGACCATCCGTTT gGATTTGTAGCCGTTCCAACAAAAAATCCAGATGGAACCATGAATCTCATGAACTGGGAATGTGCTATTCCTGGGAAGAAAGGG ACTCCGTGGGAAGGAGGTTTGTTCAAACTGCGGATGTTGTTCAAGGACGATTACCCATCATCGCCTCCAAAAT GTAAATTTGAGCCGCCGCTCTTCCATCCCAACGTTTACCCGTCGGGGACAGTATGCCTATCCATCCTAGAGGAGGACAAGGACTGGAGACCGGCCATCACAATAAAGCAG ATCTTATTAGGTATCCAGGAACTCCTAAACGAGCCAAATATCCAGGATCCAGCCCAAGCAGAGGCTTACACGATCTACTG CCAAAACAGAGTAGAATATGAGAAAAGAGTTCGAGCACAGGCCAAGAAGTACTCTCCGTCGTAA